Proteins encoded in a region of the Macadamia integrifolia cultivar HAES 741 unplaced genomic scaffold, SCU_Mint_v3 scaffold_157A, whole genome shotgun sequence genome:
- the LOC122070926 gene encoding probable disease resistance protein RF9, whose amino-acid sequence MAEGVKFFLQKLSSLKLQEASPSLQDQIQKLKNRLEEIVSFSGDIGSTSKEEDGLVCNWLGNLIETLLDAENCINEYVTKARSQDGSDQALSIVQFCGELEKINARLAEILCQRSQLIMPPTWEAKEEIGQSSSGDGVDVVGEESLAPFALNYRNLPSYLRSCLLYCSLFPEKISRGRLVRLLVAEGVLQGRPGEIMEDIAEENIKELVGRGMLQVKIGFKNKVKVVDPYHKICLLKIQQGDSISQSLFSDSKFPQSSCIVVIHHHGETITTSFNDHPIGSLYVFSYNEGIFDNHWSCITSAFHNFKFLRVLEIEDLKIKSLPEEIGDLIQLRYLGLKHSALDEIPKSIGNLQNLQTLDIRWLKSLRGLPSGVLDLLHLRIKEFDSTQETGIDGCICRTCQ is encoded by the exons ATGGCAGAAGGTGTGAAATTCTTTCTGCAAAAATTGAGTTCTCTAAAATTGCAAGAAGCTTCTCCAAGTCTGCAAGATCAAATCCAAAAGCTCAAGAATAGACTTGAGGAGATTGTAAGCTTTTCCGGAGATATAGGTAGTACTagtaaagaagaagatggattgGTTTGCAATTGGCTGGGCAATTTGATAGAAACATTACTTGATGCGGAAAATTGTATCAATGAGTATGTCACTAAGGCTAGAAGTCAAGATGGGTCTGATCAGGCACTATCAATTGTGCAGTTTTGCGGTGAATTGGAGAAGATCAATGCACGTCTTGCCGAAATTTTATGCCAAAGATCCCAACTCATTATGCCACCAACAtgggaagcaaaagaagaaattgGGCAAAGTTCTTCTGGTGATGGTGTTGATGTAGTAGGTGAGGAATCTCTTGCCCCCTTTGCTTTGAATTATAGAAACTTGCCTTCTTACCTTAGATCCTGCTTGCTCTACTGTTCTCTTTTCCCTGAGAAAATAAGTAGAGGAAGATTGGTTCGGCTCTTGGTGGCTGAAGGTGTTTTACAAGGAAGACCAGGGGAAATCATGGAGGATATTGCTGAAGAAAATATCAAGGAATTGGTTGGCCGAGGAATGCTTCAGGTTAAAATTGGtttcaaaaataaagtcaaagttGTCGACCCTTATCATAAAATTTGTCTACTTAAGATACAACAAGGAGATTCTATCAGTCAGAGTCTGTTTTCTGATTCTAAATTTCCTCAGAGTTCCTGCATTGTTGTCATCCACCATCATGGTGAGACTATCACGACAAGCTTCAATGATCACCCAATTGGATCATTATATGTCTTTTCGTATAATGAGGGCATTTTTGACAACCACTGGTCCTGCATAACAAGTGCCTTCCATAACTTCAAATTTTTGAGGGTTTTGGAGATTGAGGATCTTAAAATTAAGAGCTTACCAGAAGAAATAGGAGATCTGATACAGTTGAGGTATCTAGGCTTGAAACATTCAGCATTGGATGAGATTCCAAAGAGCATAGGCAATCTTCAAAACCTACAAACTTTGGATATTAGATGGCTTAAAAGTCTGAGGGGATTGCCAAGTGGAGTTCTGGATCTTCTACATTTGAG AATTAAGGAGTTTGACTCAACTCAGGAAACTGGAATTGATGGATGCATCTGTAGAACATGCCAGTGA